DNA sequence from the Peromyscus eremicus chromosome 7, PerEre_H2_v1, whole genome shotgun sequence genome:
TGCGCAGGCGCGGGCAGCTGAGCAACAGGCGCGCCAGACAGTCGTCGGTGACGTGGCCGCAGCCCGAAAGCGTGACGGACGCCAGGTTGGGGCACCTGCGGGGAGATTGCGGTGACACGGGGCTGAGGTGCGGCAGGACTCGGAGTCCGAAAGGCTAGGACCGCAGCCAGGGCCCCCTGTCCCCTGCGTCTGCTGGAGCCGTTATCTTGAATCTCTGGGAGGGACAGCTGTGTCTTAGATCCTCCCCGGGGTTGGGAGCCGTGCGTGCCGGGGACTCTGGGGACAGAAGTCTCCTGGGGTTATGGCTGATGACTAAATGCCATAGTGTTGGATCTAGCTTTCAGCTCGATTACCTGAAGTCACTTCATCCCCTGGGGCTGCAGCCTGGAACCCAAGGCAGCTGGAGGCGGGCCCTGAAGTTGGTACACTCTGGGACGCTGCCGAGACTATCTGTAGTGTGGCTGACATGGCTGAGCCAAAGTTTACTTCTGGGTGGTAGGTGGGTGTGGCAGTGTGTACCCACGCGCTTGTGAGGACTGAGGTCTGAGTGAGCAGAGCACCCCTGCAGGCAGACATAACCCACTTTCTTGGAGACcaggagggcagcctgggcccTGCAGTCAAGGAGCCGAATCTGGATTGGAGGAGCAGGTTCCTTTCCATACTACCGTCCCTTAGCACCTTGTCAGCTCTTCCCCCTTGTGCCCCGGAAGATgaataacttaaaatataatgGGCGTGGCACCATTTCCCACACTGAGCCCGTGCCTCCCTCAAGTCCGTGGGCCTTCGGCACACTGGCACTGATCACCCCACTGCGTGCTACCCCAGTTTGTAAATGAAGAGACTGGCTCCTAGTGGCTCAGGTGACTTCACTATAGATACTGTAACTCATGACCGTCATGAAGGTGCATTTAAGCCCTCAGCATATTGCCTGACGTGGCCTTGGAGTTTTAGATTGAGAAGGTCTAAGGCAGAATCCAGAACAGGTGACCCTTCTCCCGTGTACTGGGTATTACCGTGTCACTTCATCCTCTCACCCTGGGACACAAGACAATTTTCTGTTTGCAGAGCTGGGAACTCAACTCCCTTTGCACTTTCTCTGGCACTGGGGACCAGTGCTGGGCAGACCCTGTAACCTGACATCAAATCTTGCTGATTTGGGGGATTAAACCTGGCTATCTTCCAGCAACTTGGGGTTGTGACACTCCCCTTCCACCCATCACCTTGCAGTTTGGGATTTTGAACCTAGTGAACCCTATCAAAATGGCCTGGCCTGATCTAGTCAGAGCCACTACAACAATCCAACTTGGGGAAAAGAGAAGAAGTGAGAGGCAGGCCACTGTAATTATTTCCTGTTCTGAGCCGGCTAACAGTGGCTATTAACTTTGAGTGACAGCAGCTGGCAACCATTCAAGCTTGTTAGCGAGCACCGAGCTCTCTTCAACTGCTGGCAGAGCCATGTTGGCCAGAGCTGCCCAATGCAGGGAGGTGTGGCCAACCCATTTGGTGGGTCAGTCTGTGCAAGGAGTCAAAAGATCAAATAGGGGTGGTCTGCAGGGCATGAGTTGCTTTATCccaaattcaaatttaactggTTGGTATATCTCATATTTGCTAAGAATCGGGTGCCCCCACACTGGGCACATCACACTGTCTCGGAGCATCCCGTTTGCTCCTCTGACAGTTGCAATACTCCCCGGGTGCTGTGCAAGGTAGGTAGTGTTCCTCACACTCGCTCACTGCTACTCCTGCAACAGGCGTTGGCTCAGCTCACCTGAGCACTTGGCTCTCCTTCCTCATCAGCAATTCCAAATTAGAGGCCTGGGCCCACTGATGCCTCTGAAGTCTTTTCCCAGGGCCTGACCTTGAAAATTCAGGCTCAGCTGGACCTAACCAACCAACCCTTCATGGCTGCCAGTGAAGGCAGCTGCTCCAAGAACAGGGCCAGCTGAACCTCTCTGCTCCTTTGCCACAGAGGCAGCTTCCGGAGCTGAGAGACTGAGTGTGAGCCCATTTTACCCAACTCTTGGGCACTGGTTGTCTGCCTTAGACTGAGTCTGAGCCATATTGCTCTTGGAAGTGTGCTTTCCTGTCCCCCTGGAGCCAAGGCCAGCAAGGCCACACTGCTCAGGGGCAAGGTGGCCTACCTGTCGCACACCTGCAGAAGGAAATCATTAACCAGGTTCTCATGCTGGCTGCAGACGCTCCTCTGGAAGGCACTCTTGAGCCAGTCCTCGATGCTGCACACCTGCACACGGCTGGAATGCCAGCAGATGGACAGGCTGCGCAGCGCAGGGCCCAGCCGGAAGTTGTCCTTCTTGAGCTCTGCGAGGGAATGGAAGTGCAGCAGGGGCCAGAGGGCGGGGTCCTCAAACACCTCTCGGAGCTGGGCGCAGGTCCTGGAGAGGCTCTTCCTGCTGTCCTTGTCCAGGAAGGAGAAGAGGCACAGCAGGCACTCCCGATTGAGCTGCGTTATGTGCATGGTGAGTGGCGGCCTCCCCGAGTGTGGCCGGCAAGGGTCTGAcctgcctcctgctccctccccagaTCACGACTGGTGGACATATATGGTTGAGGAATGGTGTTTATTTTTGGCTAACAACTGGTGCTGAAGCTCCGGGTAGGGAGGGCGGGTGTCAGCATCCAGACTTACAACGCAGACATCTGTGGTTCGGCTTATGTTCAGAGGGCCTGAAAGTCCTGGCAGAAGAGCAGCCCACTGAAGTTAAAGTTTCCttaaaaggtttttttctttttccctctgagCTGACAGTAGTGTTGCGCACAGGGCTCTTGGCTTTTCAAGGTGTTTTCACTGGAGGTGATTGGCCACAACAGCCCTCCTGGGCTGCCAGTCTCTCTCCCTGGCAAGGCGGTAGTGAATGTTAACTGTTAGATCTCAGTGTGTGTGGCTCCTTTGCTAGCCCTTGCTAGGAAGAGGCGAGTTCTATCCACTGAGCTAAGGGAGGTGACACATTCCGAGCTGTGAGTGGAATCCAAGAGTCCCACTTGTTTTCTGTTACTTTATCTCAGGAGGTTGATGGCTTCCAGTCAGGGCTGAGCTATCTTCAAATCCCAATGTCCTTACTGGGCAAAGGATTTCTTGGCCCAGATGGCTCCGTTTTTACCCTTAACTGTTTGATAGAAGATTCAGCTGAAGTGTTGTGTACACGAGCAGgcgggtgtggggtgtgtgtgtgtaaatttgcaTGGTTTCATTATCTGTCTCAGTATTTCCCAAAATGTGAGGATGGGCAGAGGCAGCTCTTTCTCAGCTTCTATTTTTGAATGCAAGAGAAGTGTAAATGACTTGGAGTAAACTCCAAGTCTGGTGGGTTTAGATGCATGCCCCTCCCAGCTGCCCTGCTGGGTCGGGTGGCGTGTTAGTGTAGTGCACAGTTGAGGGCAGGCACTGCTGTACTGCAGATCTGGAACTAACGAAGCTGTACTTAAAGCAACACCATGAGAAACAGGACTGCAGCAGCTTCCCCTGAAAGGACTTTACAGACCCTCTTAATGGCCACCCACCTTTCCTCCTGCCGGTGTAGGCTACAGGACCACCCTGCTGCCTGCTGTTCTGCCGTTTCTTAGCTCTACTGGAATAGAGTTACCCAGGAGTAACAGGAAAGAGGAGAGCCCTTTAATGCACTGTGCACCTAACAGCTCAGCTGCTGAAGCAGGACCAGGGTGTGATCACAGCAGAAGAGGAGTCCTGAGCAAAGTGATGTCCTTGGCGTTGGACGGACTACTAGTCTTAATGGCAGATGAGCTTGGCACAGCCACCCTTCATCTGGCGGCTGCTGCCCAGTGGTGCCAGTCAGTCACATGTGTCCCCTTCCTCCTGTGCTTGGCATCTTCTCAGGGCTGCCCCTGGCCACAGGGGATTTATGTTCTGGCTGTGATACCAGGTCTTACCTGAGCCTTTCCAGAGCTTGAGCAAGAGCGGACTTCAGCAGTAGAAGGGCCGTGAGAGAGTTTAGGGACGTGAGGAGGTTACAGTGGGTAAA
Encoded proteins:
- the Fbxl22 gene encoding F-box and leucine-rich protein 22 — translated: MHITQLNRECLLCLFSFLDKDSRKSLSRTCAQLREVFEDPALWPLLHFHSLAELKKDNFRLGPALRSLSICWHSSRVQVCSIEDWLKSAFQRSVCSQHENLVNDFLLQVCDRCPNLASVTLSGCGHVTDDCLARLLLSCPRLRTLRLENCARVTNRTLAAVAAHGRALQTLHVDFCRNVSAAGLLRLRAACPSLTVSAEHSAAMIPDQPPRARACAASVFPAAAGGLCLPHPTSSCGGRARD